In Clostridium sp. SY8519, one genomic interval encodes:
- a CDS encoding FAD-binding oxidoreductase has protein sequence MEYNQVTEEMTAKLRASVTGTVYTGAEISEDYSHDEYEVHGHCMPEAVVVVKSTEDVSAVCRICYEYEVPFLVRGAGTGLAGGCVPIAGGVVIDMQKMNQILGIHKEDQVIRVQAGALIQDLQAACLAEDMIYPPDPGEKLATVGGNVATNAGGMRACKYGSTRDWVLAMTVVMPRGDIMEFGAEVSKSASGYSLMNLISGSEGTLGIITELSMKIAPRPAGTISLLAPFADVETCISCVASVKNANLDPQCLEFMDRSNVDAVHHYLKRTVFPTEMEGTQAGAYLLVNFEIFSDEEAEGIMERAAEVFLENGALDVVVYDTPAALHAAWEVRGSVLEAILEDFDLTDEVDIVVPVSKLAEYIIYCQNLEVPEGMEIRLAGHAGNGNLHVSVCAKDMEQGEFEEKIRGIFDLLYQKGIELKGCVSGEHGIGSANIDRLEQFLGKPQMELMTAIKQACDPKMLLNPGKVCFSL, from the coding sequence ATGGAATATAATCAGGTGACAGAAGAGATGACGGCAAAGCTGAGAGCCTCCGTGACCGGTACCGTTTATACCGGCGCAGAGATCAGCGAGGACTATTCGCATGATGAATATGAGGTACACGGACATTGCATGCCGGAAGCGGTAGTCGTAGTGAAATCAACGGAAGACGTTTCCGCGGTATGCAGAATCTGCTATGAATATGAAGTGCCCTTTCTGGTGCGCGGCGCGGGAACCGGTCTGGCCGGCGGCTGTGTACCGATCGCCGGCGGTGTGGTGATCGACATGCAGAAAATGAATCAGATTCTCGGAATCCATAAGGAAGATCAGGTCATTCGTGTACAGGCCGGCGCACTGATCCAGGATCTGCAGGCTGCCTGTCTGGCAGAAGATATGATCTATCCGCCGGATCCGGGGGAAAAACTGGCGACCGTCGGCGGAAATGTGGCCACCAATGCCGGCGGCATGCGTGCCTGCAAGTATGGTTCCACCAGGGACTGGGTACTGGCTATGACCGTGGTAATGCCTCGGGGCGACATCATGGAATTCGGCGCTGAAGTCAGCAAGAGTGCGTCCGGCTACAGTCTGATGAATCTGATCAGCGGATCCGAGGGCACACTGGGAATCATTACAGAGCTTTCCATGAAAATAGCGCCCAGACCCGCCGGAACCATCAGTCTGCTGGCCCCTTTTGCAGATGTGGAAACCTGTATCAGCTGTGTGGCTTCCGTCAAGAATGCCAATCTGGATCCCCAGTGTCTGGAGTTCATGGACCGCAGCAACGTGGACGCAGTGCATCACTATCTGAAACGCACGGTGTTCCCCACTGAAATGGAAGGAACGCAGGCAGGCGCATATCTTTTAGTGAATTTTGAGATCTTCAGTGACGAGGAAGCGGAAGGAATCATGGAACGGGCCGCAGAAGTATTTCTGGAAAACGGAGCCCTGGATGTGGTGGTATACGATACACCGGCCGCTTTGCATGCAGCCTGGGAAGTACGGGGATCTGTCTTGGAAGCAATTCTGGAAGATTTTGATCTGACGGATGAGGTGGATATCGTGGTTCCGGTATCAAAACTAGCGGAATATATTATTTACTGCCAGAATCTGGAAGTTCCGGAAGGCATGGAAATCCGGCTGGCCGGCCATGCGGGCAACGGAAATCTGCATGTAAGCGTATGTGCCAAAGATATGGAGCAGGGAGAATTCGAAGAAAAGATCCGGGGAATCTTTGATCTGCTGTATCAGAAAGGAATCGAATTAAAGGGCTGCGTCAGCGGCGAGCACGGAATCGGCAGTGCGAATATTGACCGCCTGGAACAGTTCCTGGGCAAACCGCAGATGGAATTAATGACCGCAATCAAGCAGGCCTGTGATCCGAAAATGCTCTTAAATCCGGGAAAGGTATGCTTCAGTCTGTAA
- a CDS encoding thiamine diphosphokinase — protein MSEILIVSGGPEQGAFEQEYIRTHSFSYTIAADAGMKLCREAGLLPDLILGDFDSADSGCFAYFHQRIPERMKRYPVHKDETDTELALNAAIARWKEHPAREGIVILSALGGRVDHLLGNIQLLETAVAAGVSCRLINRQCSVRMIDRDTVLRRQELFGRYVSLIPYGGPVRGLTLTGFEYCVQNFTLQTGRSRGISNELREETGTISMEEGRLLVIEASD, from the coding sequence ATGTCAGAAATACTGATTGTCAGTGGCGGACCGGAACAGGGAGCCTTTGAACAGGAGTACATCCGGACCCACAGTTTTTCTTATACCATTGCGGCAGATGCGGGCATGAAGCTCTGCCGGGAAGCCGGTTTGCTGCCGGATCTCATCCTGGGAGACTTCGACTCCGCGGATTCGGGCTGCTTTGCGTATTTTCATCAGCGCATTCCGGAACGTATGAAACGCTATCCTGTCCACAAGGATGAAACAGACACGGAGCTGGCGCTGAACGCGGCCATTGCCCGCTGGAAGGAGCATCCTGCCCGGGAGGGGATTGTAATACTGTCTGCCCTGGGCGGCAGAGTGGATCATCTGCTGGGAAATATTCAGCTGCTGGAGACGGCAGTCGCTGCAGGTGTTTCCTGCCGACTCATAAACCGGCAGTGCAGCGTGCGGATGATCGACAGGGATACGGTTCTGCGCCGGCAGGAACTGTTCGGCAGATACGTATCGCTCATCCCTTATGGCGGACCGGTACGAGGACTGACACTGACCGGATTCGAGTACTGTGTACAGAATTTCACCCTGCAGACTGGCAGATCACGGGGAATCAGCAACGAGCTGCGGGAGGAAACCGGTACAATATCTATGGAGGAGGGCAGGCTGCTGGTCATTGAAGCATCGGATTGA
- a CDS encoding Na+/H+ antiporter NhaC family protein, protein MQSRKKEREKEKYEEMDAEISEIRAQASNRQEPNPRALIPILVFLVLYIGSGIYYEYIHPIKGEMGFYIMSVVVAFGLALIVAFVQNPGLSFDKKIHICAKGIGDDNITIMLFIFLMAGAFSGIAKEAGGVESTANLLMNVIPGRFAIPGLFVIACLISMSMGTSVGTITVLVPIAASVAGTAGFSLPMCVGTVVGGAMFGDNLSFISDTTIAATKTQGVAMKDKFRANIKIALPAAAITLAILIVLAVQGGTAQLGQYSFHLLLAIPYFIVLILAFCGINVFVVLGIGILLFLASGWISGTLTYATAFSAMGTGTSGMFETMIVTILVASISALMEAFGGFAAILALIRRFSKGKRGAMFGIGLLTGLMDIATANNTVAIVVAGPIARQVSEEYGIDPRKTASLLDTCSCVFQGVIPYGAQLLVAASLAGISSVSIIRWLFYQAILLICVVVSIVLEGRGKRHGR, encoded by the coding sequence ATGCAGAGCAGAAAAAAAGAAAGAGAAAAAGAAAAATACGAAGAAATGGACGCGGAGATCAGCGAAATCCGCGCGCAGGCTTCCAACCGGCAGGAACCGAATCCAAGGGCACTGATTCCGATTCTGGTGTTTCTGGTTCTGTATATCGGATCCGGCATCTATTATGAATACATCCATCCGATCAAGGGGGAGATGGGGTTTTACATCATGTCCGTGGTGGTGGCCTTCGGTCTGGCGCTGATCGTTGCTTTTGTGCAGAATCCGGGGCTGTCCTTTGATAAGAAAATCCACATCTGCGCGAAGGGGATCGGAGATGACAACATTACCATTATGCTGTTTATCTTCCTGATGGCGGGGGCATTCAGCGGCATTGCCAAAGAAGCCGGCGGCGTCGAGAGTACAGCCAATCTTTTAATGAATGTGATACCCGGGCGCTTTGCGATACCGGGTCTCTTTGTCATTGCCTGTCTGATCTCCATGTCCATGGGGACCAGCGTAGGCACCATTACCGTCTTGGTTCCCATCGCCGCTTCCGTAGCCGGCACAGCGGGCTTCAGCCTTCCGATGTGTGTGGGTACCGTGGTGGGCGGTGCCATGTTTGGGGACAACCTGTCCTTTATCTCAGATACCACCATTGCAGCCACCAAAACCCAGGGCGTCGCAATGAAGGACAAATTCCGGGCCAATATAAAAATTGCCCTGCCGGCAGCAGCCATCACACTTGCGATATTGATCGTTCTGGCCGTTCAGGGCGGCACAGCGCAACTGGGACAGTACAGCTTTCACCTCCTTTTGGCGATTCCCTACTTTATCGTTTTGATTCTGGCATTCTGCGGGATCAATGTATTTGTCGTGCTTGGAATCGGCATTCTGCTGTTTCTGGCTTCCGGATGGATCTCCGGTACGCTGACTTACGCCACCGCATTCTCTGCCATGGGAACCGGCACATCCGGAATGTTTGAAACCATGATCGTAACGATTCTGGTGGCCTCCATCAGCGCGTTGATGGAAGCTTTCGGAGGATTCGCGGCGATTCTGGCACTGATTCGCAGATTTTCAAAAGGCAAACGGGGCGCCATGTTCGGCATCGGCCTTCTGACGGGTCTGATGGACATCGCGACGGCAAACAATACAGTAGCCATTGTGGTGGCCGGTCCCATCGCGCGCCAGGTCAGTGAAGAATACGGCATTGACCCCAGAAAAACGGCGTCATTGCTGGATACCTGTTCCTGCGTGTTCCAGGGAGTGATACCCTATGGCGCGCAGCTTCTGGTGGCGGCCAGTCTGGCGGGAATCTCCAGTGTTTCGATTATCCGCTGGCTGTTTTACCAGGCGATTCTTCTGATCTGCGTGGTTGTGTCGATTGTTCTGGAGGGAAGAGGAAAACGTCATGGCAGATAA
- a CDS encoding prolyl-tRNA synthetase associated domain-containing protein — protein sequence MELHHGRPSDMTGRQEREIRVYDFLDRLGIEYWQTDHEKEAYTMEDCLEVDAVLEATVCKNLFLCNRKKTQYYLLMMPGDKPFKTKELSGQQGLTRLSFAHEDKMLELLDIHPGAVSVMGLMNDREHQVQLLIDEDVLQGEYLGCHPCVNTASLKIRMKDILEKFLPAVEHDYLVVKLTGEV from the coding sequence ATGGAACTGCATCACGGAAGGCCGTCCGACATGACCGGACGGCAGGAGCGCGAAATACGTGTCTATGATTTTCTGGATCGGCTGGGAATCGAATACTGGCAGACAGATCACGAGAAAGAGGCCTATACCATGGAGGACTGTCTGGAAGTGGACGCTGTTCTTGAGGCAACGGTCTGCAAGAACCTGTTTCTCTGCAACCGTAAAAAAACACAGTATTACCTGCTGATGATGCCCGGCGACAAGCCGTTTAAAACAAAAGAACTGTCCGGACAGCAGGGCCTGACACGACTGAGCTTTGCCCATGAGGATAAGATGCTGGAATTGCTGGATATTCATCCGGGAGCTGTGAGTGTCATGGGACTCATGAATGACCGGGAACATCAGGTACAGCTGCTGATTGACGAGGATGTGCTGCAGGGAGAATATCTCGGCTGCCATCCCTGCGTAAATACTGCCAGCCTGAAAATCCGGATGAAGGACATTCTTGAAAAATTCCTGCCTGCAGTGGAGCATGATTATCTTGTTGTAAAGCTGACCGGTGAGGTGTAA
- a CDS encoding DEAD/DEAH box helicase, protein MNRDNKNDSCKEPNYVKAMTDGFHTAAVDAAFQSNLAYRPEFISNNPQSGRKVLVSIEQELAACDQFKISVAFITKGGITPLLQLLKELEQKGIPGEILTTDYLTFSQPEALEKLASLSNIKLRMFRTDRDEAEGFHTKGYIFRQEEIYRIIIGSSNMTLNAVTKNREWNTKLVSTEQGELAQEILGEFDALWNAPTTQEFHEFFEEYQQAYFREQMIRKQRRAAQREAVVSLDRYKLTPNKMQVAFVKNVRQLRKQQVHRALLLSSTGTGKTMASAFLMRDIKPKRMLFVVHREQIAKQALHTYQRVFGRERTYGLLSGNQKDMEEDFIFSTMQMMAKPEIHTQFGPEAFDVIVLDECHHAGSESYQRIMSYFKPEFWLGMTASPDTNNYDIYELFDHNIAYEIRLQQALEEDLLCPFHYFGITDLEINGEVFDDNAGVRNFANLVSDARVDYVLEKAEYFGYSGDRVKGLIFCSRKEEAKELSFKFNQRLKKDGSPYHTKVLTGEDSQEQREQVVAQLTTDQNEGAYIDYIFTVDIFNEGVDIPEINQVIMLRPTESPVVFIQQLGRGLRKFQGKEYVVILDFIGNYMNNFMIPIALSGDRSYNKDTMRRYVREGSRVIPGSSTIHFDEISKKRIYSSIDSARTNDMKLLRESYKSLKNKLGRIPTILEFKAYGAVDVTKIFDKCGSYYAFLKRYEPEYHCELSQNEQSVIEYMSRKLSSYKRIYEWSILESLISRQDRFTSYADYMKKEYEVKVSALKEESAYRNLTNQFPKEEERRKYTACVLIERTANGGYRLADRFRQMLRNKEFKAMVKELLVFAKERYQDNYSHAYKDTDFQLYQKYTYEDVCRLLCWKRNMNAQNIGGYFYDADTKTMPVFINYDKTEDAIAYEDRFLTESTLIALSKRPRQITSSDADHIYKKTEADKENRIYLFVRKNKDDREAKEFYFLGEVFAEGEPKQITMGASNDKAFEIQYRLDVPVRSDIYDYIVGD, encoded by the coding sequence ATGAACAGGGATAACAAAAACGATTCTTGTAAAGAACCAAATTATGTGAAAGCAATGACGGACGGTTTCCATACCGCTGCTGTGGATGCGGCCTTCCAGTCCAATCTGGCCTACCGTCCGGAATTTATTTCCAATAATCCTCAAAGCGGAAGAAAGGTTCTTGTATCTATTGAGCAGGAACTGGCTGCCTGTGACCAATTTAAAATCAGTGTGGCATTTATCACAAAAGGCGGGATCACTCCTCTGCTCCAGCTTTTAAAAGAATTGGAACAAAAGGGGATTCCGGGGGAAATCCTTACCACTGACTATCTGACATTCAGTCAGCCGGAAGCATTGGAAAAACTGGCGTCTTTAAGCAATATCAAACTGCGGATGTTCCGTACAGACCGTGATGAAGCCGAAGGATTCCATACAAAAGGATATATTTTCCGTCAGGAAGAAATCTACCGCATCATTATTGGAAGTTCCAATATGACCCTGAATGCGGTGACCAAAAACAGAGAATGGAATACCAAGCTGGTTTCCACCGAACAGGGGGAACTGGCGCAGGAAATTCTCGGCGAGTTTGATGCCTTGTGGAATGCGCCGACGACACAGGAGTTTCATGAGTTCTTTGAAGAATACCAGCAGGCGTATTTCAGGGAACAGATGATCCGCAAGCAGCGCAGGGCAGCACAGAGAGAAGCGGTTGTTTCTCTGGACCGTTATAAGCTTACGCCCAACAAGATGCAGGTGGCATTTGTGAAAAACGTGCGACAGCTCCGGAAACAGCAGGTGCATCGCGCACTTTTGCTGAGCAGTACGGGTACAGGAAAGACAATGGCTTCCGCGTTCCTGATGCGGGACATCAAACCAAAGAGGATGTTGTTTGTCGTGCACAGGGAACAGATTGCGAAACAGGCGCTGCACACGTATCAGCGGGTATTTGGAAGGGAAAGAACGTATGGCTTACTGTCCGGGAACCAGAAGGATATGGAGGAAGACTTTATTTTTTCCACCATGCAGATGATGGCAAAGCCGGAGATTCATACGCAGTTCGGACCGGAGGCGTTTGATGTGATTGTACTGGATGAGTGTCACCACGCTGGTTCTGAGAGTTACCAGAGGATCATGTCCTATTTCAAGCCTGAATTCTGGCTGGGGATGACAGCCAGCCCGGATACCAATAACTATGACATCTATGAGCTGTTTGACCATAATATTGCATATGAGATTCGTTTGCAGCAGGCGTTGGAAGAAGATTTGCTTTGCCCATTCCATTATTTCGGAATCACGGACCTGGAGATCAATGGAGAAGTATTTGATGATAATGCGGGAGTGCGCAACTTTGCCAATCTTGTGTCGGATGCCCGGGTGGATTATGTTCTGGAGAAGGCCGAATATTTCGGTTATAGCGGCGACCGTGTCAAAGGGCTGATCTTCTGCAGCAGAAAAGAAGAGGCAAAAGAACTATCTTTCAAATTTAATCAGCGTTTAAAGAAAGATGGCAGTCCGTACCATACGAAAGTATTAACAGGGGAAGACAGTCAGGAACAGAGAGAACAAGTGGTTGCTCAGCTTACCACGGATCAAAACGAAGGTGCGTACATTGATTATATTTTTACGGTTGATATCTTCAATGAAGGCGTTGATATTCCAGAAATCAACCAGGTTATTATGCTGCGTCCAACTGAATCTCCTGTAGTATTCATCCAGCAGCTGGGTCGGGGACTGCGTAAATTTCAGGGAAAAGAATATGTGGTGATTCTCGATTTTATTGGAAATTATATGAATAATTTCATGATCCCAATTGCTTTGTCCGGCGATCGCAGCTACAACAAGGATACGATGCGGCGCTATGTCCGTGAAGGCTCAAGAGTGATCCCTGGCAGTTCCACCATTCACTTCGATGAAATTTCAAAAAAGAGGATCTATTCTTCCATCGATTCCGCCAGAACCAATGACATGAAACTGCTGCGGGAATCCTACAAGTCCCTGAAAAACAAACTGGGGAGAATTCCTACCATTCTGGAATTTAAGGCGTATGGGGCTGTAGATGTGACAAAAATCTTTGACAAATGCGGCTCCTACTATGCATTTCTGAAAAGATACGAACCAGAGTATCACTGTGAACTGTCCCAGAACGAGCAAAGTGTTATAGAGTATATGTCGCGGAAACTTTCATCCTATAAGCGGATCTACGAGTGGTCCATTCTGGAATCATTAATTAGCAGACAGGATCGGTTTACATCCTATGCAGATTATATGAAAAAGGAGTATGAAGTAAAGGTATCAGCATTGAAAGAGGAATCCGCATACCGGAATCTGACCAATCAGTTTCCCAAGGAAGAAGAACGCAGAAAATATACTGCATGCGTCCTGATCGAACGGACAGCGAATGGAGGTTATCGACTTGCGGATAGATTTCGCCAAATGCTCCGTAACAAAGAATTCAAAGCCATGGTCAAAGAACTTCTGGTATTTGCAAAAGAACGATATCAGGATAATTACAGTCATGCGTATAAAGATACAGATTTTCAGTTATACCAGAAATATACTTATGAAGATGTGTGCCGTCTGCTTTGCTGGAAACGGAATATGAATGCCCAGAACATTGGCGGATATTTCTATGATGCAGATACGAAGACGATGCCGGTCTTTATTAATTATGACAAAACAGAAGATGCTATCGCATACGAAGACCGGTTTCTGACCGAAAGCACACTGATCGCGCTTTCAAAGCGTCCGCGGCAGATTACATCCAGCGATGCAGACCATATTTATAAGAAGACAGAAGCGGATAAGGAGAATCGGATTTACCTCTTTGTAAGAAAGAATAAGGATGACAGGGAAGCAAAAGAGTTCTACTTTCTTGGCGAGGTTTTTGCGGAGGGCGAACCGAAACAGATTACGATGGGCGCCTCAAATGACAAAGCCTTTGAAATACAGTATCGTCTGGATGTTCCGGTGAGAAGTGATATTTATGATTATATTGTTGGGGATTAA
- a CDS encoding (deoxy)nucleoside triphosphate pyrophosphohydrolase, translated as MPADGKPLKYVRVVAAVIRKEDRIFATARGYGEFQGGWEFPGGKIEPGETPKEALIREIREELDTEIAVGDRIAVVEYDYPTFHLSMDCFWCRIVSGRLELLEAQEARWLTKDTLDSVEWLPADRGLIAQIREELQTQTEAVRD; from the coding sequence ATTCCCGCCGATGGGAAACCGCTCAAATATGTCCGGGTCGTCGCGGCAGTGATTCGGAAAGAAGACAGAATATTTGCCACAGCCCGCGGCTATGGCGAATTTCAGGGTGGCTGGGAATTCCCGGGCGGAAAGATTGAACCGGGAGAAACACCGAAAGAAGCGCTGATCCGGGAAATCCGGGAGGAACTGGATACGGAAATTGCGGTCGGAGACCGTATTGCAGTCGTAGAGTATGATTATCCGACGTTTCATCTGTCCATGGACTGCTTCTGGTGCAGGATCGTCAGCGGCAGACTGGAGTTGCTGGAAGCACAGGAAGCGCGATGGCTCACAAAGGATACGCTGGATTCCGTGGAATGGCTGCCGGCGGATCGGGGACTGATTGCGCAGATCCGGGAAGAACTGCAGACACAGACCGAAGCGGTTCGTGACTGA
- a CDS encoding GntR family transcriptional regulator, translated as MKTEETNRRSGDQEICQDLSEKIIHLTYMPGEALSEHELSARYGATRHTIRKALAVLQQKRLIEVYPQRGTYVTLLDIDQVKNIMFLRAAAEIQAANLLMDQEDTVIAENCRIMETCIQSQKMAMQEAEDGQLTEAFETSDAQFHAQLFRAVGRETACHMLDDEMNLFYRWRNLELRLNDRLPEIIHQHEELLQMLKNRERECFRQLMNQHIDTNYFEEIGARTNNRYFYKKS; from the coding sequence ATGAAGACAGAAGAAACAAACAGGAGGTCCGGCGATCAGGAAATCTGTCAGGATCTGTCGGAAAAAATCATTCATCTGACCTATATGCCGGGGGAAGCGCTGAGTGAACATGAGCTGTCTGCCCGATACGGCGCGACCCGCCACACGATTCGGAAAGCACTGGCGGTTCTGCAGCAGAAACGCCTGATTGAAGTCTATCCCCAGCGGGGAACGTATGTCACGTTACTGGATATCGACCAGGTGAAAAATATTATGTTTCTTCGCGCAGCTGCCGAAATACAGGCGGCCAATCTGCTGATGGATCAGGAGGATACAGTCATCGCGGAAAACTGCCGGATCATGGAAACCTGCATTCAGAGCCAGAAGATGGCCATGCAAGAAGCAGAAGACGGACAGCTTACCGAAGCCTTTGAAACATCGGATGCGCAGTTTCACGCACAGCTTTTTCGGGCGGTGGGCAGAGAAACGGCCTGTCATATGCTGGACGATGAGATGAACCTGTTTTATCGTTGGAGAAATCTGGAACTCCGCCTAAATGACCGGCTGCCGGAAATTATCCATCAGCATGAGGAGCTGCTTCAGATGCTAAAAAACAGAGAGCGGGAATGCTTCCGTCAGCTGATGAACCAGCACATCGACACCAATTATTTTGAGGAAATCGGAGCCAGAACGAACAACCGGTATTTTTACAAAAAAAGCTAA
- a CDS encoding sugar O-acetyltransferase, translating into MINSYEYNRMMEQKLYSPLKVGGDSWERVHAAQKKFNESAYWKDRSALNELRKCFGRSYDDIILTAPVYFDHGDRIFFGKHFYANTGLTILDENKVIFGDHVYLAPHVSIFTAGHPIDAEVRNTDVEYAKPVTIGSDVWIGGNVVINPGVTVGSDVVIGSGSVVTRDIPDHVVAAGNPCRVIRPITEEDAAYWKGQYREYLEKRKEAFQHEQG; encoded by the coding sequence TTGATCAATTCATATGAATATAACCGCATGATGGAACAGAAGCTTTACAGCCCGCTTAAGGTCGGCGGCGATTCCTGGGAAAGAGTGCACGCGGCACAGAAGAAATTCAATGAATCCGCATACTGGAAGGACCGAAGCGCACTGAATGAACTCAGAAAGTGTTTTGGCAGATCCTATGACGATATCATCCTTACGGCGCCGGTGTATTTTGACCATGGCGACCGCATATTTTTCGGGAAACATTTCTACGCCAATACGGGACTTACGATTCTGGATGAGAATAAGGTCATCTTCGGTGACCATGTGTATCTGGCGCCCCATGTCAGTATTTTTACGGCGGGTCACCCGATTGACGCCGAGGTGCGAAATACCGATGTGGAGTACGCAAAGCCTGTGACCATCGGTTCGGACGTATGGATTGGCGGAAACGTTGTCATCAATCCGGGAGTGACGGTCGGAAGTGATGTGGTCATCGGCTCCGGATCAGTCGTTACGAGGGATATCCCGGATCATGTGGTGGCAGCAGGGAACCCGTGCAGGGTAATCCGGCCGATTACAGAGGAGGATGCGGCGTACTGGAAGGGGCAGTATCGGGAGTATTTGGAAAAAAGAAAGGAAGCATTCCAGCATGAACAGGGATAA